A single window of Streptomyces aquilus DNA harbors:
- a CDS encoding phosphotransferase enzyme family protein, which yields MQRAADAVADHYGLGGGPWTMTPVARGALGQIWKVSGRGTTWAVKELLFGCDEGQVRREAALRDAAEELGISAPRLLPNRDGSHVTRLDGSCVKVYDWVGGSPADPTDPATLSWCGRTLALLHRAGEGATEMPDAWYEECPQEADWACLLKEVRQAGTEWSEDLARLLDTRVPELARHVTPSGPDGLVTSHLDVQPPNVLVGPDGPTLIDWDNAGVISAERELARALYVWAGGNDFSAEAARRLTHAYADAGGPARITGLDSFSMLFATDLNFVYVQAECAIDPKVTAEQREFASTRVIDTLATLPDPAAVAHLATTVAT from the coding sequence GTGCAGCGAGCAGCCGATGCCGTCGCCGACCACTACGGACTCGGCGGCGGACCGTGGACCATGACCCCCGTCGCCCGCGGGGCGCTGGGACAGATCTGGAAGGTGTCGGGGCGCGGCACCACCTGGGCGGTGAAGGAACTGCTCTTCGGCTGCGACGAGGGACAGGTGCGGCGCGAAGCCGCACTGCGGGACGCAGCGGAGGAGCTGGGGATCTCCGCGCCCCGGCTGCTGCCCAACCGTGACGGCTCCCACGTCACGCGACTCGATGGTTCCTGCGTCAAGGTCTACGACTGGGTCGGCGGCAGCCCGGCCGATCCCACCGACCCGGCGACGCTCAGCTGGTGCGGGCGGACGCTGGCCCTCCTGCACCGGGCCGGGGAAGGGGCCACGGAGATGCCGGACGCCTGGTACGAGGAGTGTCCTCAAGAGGCCGACTGGGCATGCCTGTTGAAGGAAGTACGTCAGGCCGGGACGGAGTGGTCGGAGGACTTGGCCCGGTTGCTCGACACCCGAGTACCGGAGCTGGCGCGGCACGTCACGCCGTCCGGCCCCGACGGTCTGGTGACCTCCCACCTCGACGTGCAGCCCCCGAACGTCCTGGTCGGCCCGGACGGCCCCACCCTCATCGACTGGGACAACGCAGGCGTCATCTCGGCGGAACGCGAACTCGCCCGCGCGCTCTACGTATGGGCGGGCGGGAACGACTTCTCCGCCGAGGCCGCCCGGCGCCTCACCCACGCCTACGCGGACGCCGGAGGCCCCGCCCGGATCACGGGCCTCGACTCCTTCTCGATGCTCTTCGCCACGGACCTGAACTTCGTGTACGTCCAGGCCGAGTGCGCGATCGACCCCAAAGTGACCGCGGAACAACGCGAGTTCGCGAGCACCAGGGTCATCGACACCTTGGCGACCCTGCCGGACCCGGCCGCGGTGGCCCACCTCGCGACGACCGTGGCGACCTGA
- a CDS encoding Gfo/Idh/MocA family protein: MRIGLLGTGPWAEGAHAPALSEHTELDFAGVWGRRPDAAKELAGRFGTRAYDDVDALFADVDAVAVALPPGVQSELAVRAARAGCHLLLDKPLAPTVEQGRAVVDAVREAGVASVVFFTTRFQAVTEAWITEQAAVEGWFTARAEWLGAVFTTDSPFGASPWRREKGALWDVGPHALSVLLPVLGDVRRVAAAAHGPADTVHLVLEHTGGASSTLTLSLTAPPAAAGAAVELRGEAGAALLPRSPEGAVPALIRAADALLAAARTGRPHPCDAAFALRVTEILATAEGLLSEERP; the protein is encoded by the coding sequence ATGCGCATCGGACTGCTCGGCACCGGCCCATGGGCCGAGGGGGCGCACGCGCCCGCCCTGAGCGAGCACACGGAACTGGACTTCGCCGGGGTGTGGGGCCGCCGTCCGGACGCCGCGAAGGAGTTGGCGGGCCGGTTCGGCACCCGGGCCTACGACGACGTCGACGCGCTCTTCGCCGACGTGGACGCCGTCGCGGTGGCGTTGCCGCCCGGGGTGCAGTCCGAGTTGGCGGTACGGGCCGCGCGGGCGGGCTGCCATCTGCTGCTGGACAAGCCCCTCGCGCCGACGGTCGAGCAGGGCCGGGCCGTGGTGGACGCGGTACGGGAGGCTGGGGTCGCCTCGGTCGTGTTCTTCACGACGCGCTTCCAGGCCGTGACCGAGGCGTGGATCACCGAACAGGCGGCGGTGGAGGGCTGGTTCACCGCGCGCGCCGAGTGGCTGGGCGCGGTGTTCACCACCGACAGCCCCTTCGGGGCGTCACCGTGGCGGCGCGAGAAGGGCGCGCTGTGGGACGTGGGCCCGCACGCGCTGTCGGTGCTGCTGCCGGTCCTCGGCGACGTACGACGGGTCGCGGCGGCCGCGCACGGTCCCGCGGACACCGTGCACCTCGTCCTCGAACACACCGGTGGCGCGTCGAGCACGCTCACCCTGAGCCTGACCGCGCCGCCCGCGGCGGCGGGCGCGGCCGTCGAACTGCGCGGCGAGGCGGGGGCCGCGCTGCTGCCGCGCAGCCCGGAGGGCGCGGTGCCCGCCCTGATCCGCGCGGCGGACGCTCTCCTCGCCGCGGCCCGCACCGGCCGCCCGCACCCGTGCGACGCCGCGTTCGCACTGCGAGTCACCGAGATCCTGGCCACGGCCGAGGGCCTGCTGAGCGAGGAACGCCCCTGA
- a CDS encoding aldo/keto reductase → MHTRRIGDVEVSAIGLGGMPMSIEGRPDEARSLATLHAALDAGVTLIDTADAYHLRADEVGHNETLIAKALASHDRGGDVLVATKGGHLRPGDGSWTLDGRPEHLKAACEASLRRLGVEAIGLYQFHRPDPRVPYADSVGAVRDLLDEGKIRMAGISNANPEQIRQANDILGGRLVSVQNQFSPAFRSSEPELELCDELGIAFLPWSPLGGISRAGELGSAYAPFARIAEAHGVSPQRVCLAWMLAKSPVVVPIPGASRPETILDSFAAADLTLSATEIATLDQV, encoded by the coding sequence ATGCACACGCGACGCATCGGTGACGTCGAGGTCAGCGCCATCGGCCTGGGCGGAATGCCCATGTCCATCGAGGGACGCCCGGACGAGGCGCGTTCCCTCGCCACCCTGCACGCCGCCCTCGATGCCGGCGTGACGCTCATCGACACCGCGGACGCCTATCACCTGCGCGCCGACGAGGTCGGCCACAACGAGACCCTGATCGCGAAGGCCCTCGCCTCCCACGACCGGGGCGGGGACGTCCTCGTCGCCACCAAGGGCGGTCATCTGCGGCCCGGCGACGGCAGTTGGACCCTCGACGGCCGTCCGGAGCATCTGAAGGCGGCCTGCGAGGCGTCGCTGCGCCGGCTCGGCGTGGAGGCCATCGGGCTCTACCAGTTCCACCGCCCCGACCCGCGGGTCCCGTACGCCGACTCGGTCGGTGCGGTGCGGGACCTGCTGGACGAGGGCAAGATCCGGATGGCGGGGATCTCCAACGCGAACCCGGAGCAGATCCGGCAGGCGAACGACATCCTCGGCGGACGGCTCGTCTCCGTGCAGAACCAGTTCTCCCCGGCCTTCCGCTCCAGCGAGCCGGAGCTGGAGCTGTGCGACGAGCTCGGCATCGCGTTCCTGCCCTGGAGCCCGCTCGGCGGTATCTCCCGGGCGGGTGAACTGGGCTCCGCGTACGCGCCGTTCGCCCGGATCGCCGAGGCGCACGGAGTGAGCCCGCAGCGGGTGTGCCTGGCCTGGATGCTCGCCAAGTCGCCGGTCGTCGTACCGATCCCGGGGGCCAGCCGGCCCGAGACCATCCTCGACTCCTTCGCCGCGGCCGACCTCACCCTGAGCGCCACGGAGATTGCCACGCTCGACCAGGTGTAG
- a CDS encoding ABC transporter ATP-binding protein, giving the protein MASPLERPLDHRYRGEHPIRTLAYLFRADRHRLAVAVGVFTVKHSPIWLLPLITASIIDTVVQHGPIGDLWLSTGIILLILLVNYPLHVLYVRLLYGSVRRMGTSLRSALCTRMQQLSIGYHSRVSAGVLQAKVVRDVETVEQMVQQTAETGLGAGTVLIGGLVIIGIRTPEFLPVFLVVVPAAALVVARLRARLRTHNEHFRHEVETLSSRVTEMTRLIPVTRAHGLERKALRRIDGTLHRLLTSGNRLDLVNGRFGSLAWVVLNVVGVLVLAGAALVSYYGVWGVTAGDVVMLSAFLTTLTNSTTTLAGLAPVITKGLESVRSVGEVLQAPELEDNAGKSEVGEVRGAVAFEGVGHVYGDGERPAVHDFTLTVRPGETIALVGASGAGKSTVLNLVIGFIRPTSGRLLLDGTDMNDLDLRTYRRFVSVVPQESILFDGTIRENVAYGMEDEADEETVRAALRDANALEFVDRLPQGLDTVVGERGARLSGGQRQRLAIARALIRDPRVLVLDEATSALDTRSEALVQEALARLLHGRTTFVVAHRLSTVRGADRIVVLGDGRIQEIGTHEELLRRGGAYTALHSGQVA; this is encoded by the coding sequence ATGGCCTCGCCGTTGGAGAGACCGCTCGACCACCGCTACCGGGGCGAGCACCCCATCCGCACCCTCGCCTACCTGTTCCGTGCCGACCGTCACCGCCTCGCCGTGGCGGTCGGCGTCTTCACGGTCAAGCACAGCCCCATCTGGCTGCTGCCGCTGATCACCGCGTCCATCATCGACACGGTCGTCCAGCACGGTCCGATCGGCGACCTCTGGCTGAGCACCGGGATCATCCTGCTGATCCTGCTCGTCAACTACCCGTTGCACGTGCTGTACGTCCGCCTGCTGTACGGCAGCGTGCGCCGCATGGGCACCTCGCTGCGCTCCGCGCTGTGCACCCGCATGCAGCAGCTGTCCATCGGCTACCACTCCCGGGTCAGCGCCGGTGTGTTGCAGGCCAAGGTCGTCCGGGACGTCGAGACCGTCGAGCAGATGGTGCAGCAGACCGCCGAGACCGGCCTCGGCGCGGGCACCGTGCTCATCGGCGGGCTCGTCATCATCGGCATCCGCACCCCGGAGTTCCTGCCGGTGTTCCTGGTCGTCGTCCCGGCCGCCGCGCTCGTCGTGGCCCGCCTCAGGGCCCGGCTGCGCACCCACAACGAGCACTTCCGCCACGAGGTCGAGACCCTGTCGTCCCGCGTCACCGAGATGACCCGGCTGATCCCCGTCACCCGCGCCCACGGCCTGGAGCGCAAGGCGCTGCGCCGCATCGACGGCACCCTGCACCGCCTGCTGACTTCCGGCAACCGCCTCGACCTCGTCAACGGCCGCTTCGGCTCGCTGGCCTGGGTGGTGCTCAACGTCGTCGGCGTGCTCGTCCTCGCGGGCGCCGCGCTGGTGTCGTACTACGGCGTCTGGGGCGTCACCGCCGGTGACGTGGTGATGCTCAGCGCGTTCCTCACCACCCTCACCAACTCCACGACGACGCTGGCGGGGCTCGCCCCGGTCATCACCAAGGGCCTGGAGTCGGTGCGTTCGGTGGGCGAGGTGCTCCAGGCGCCCGAACTGGAGGACAACGCGGGCAAGTCCGAGGTCGGCGAGGTCCGCGGGGCCGTCGCCTTCGAGGGGGTCGGCCATGTGTACGGGGACGGGGAGCGGCCCGCCGTGCACGACTTCACCCTCACCGTGCGGCCCGGCGAGACCATCGCCCTGGTCGGTGCCTCCGGCGCGGGCAAGTCCACCGTCCTCAACCTCGTCATCGGCTTCATCCGCCCCACCTCGGGCCGGCTGCTGCTCGACGGCACCGACATGAACGACCTCGACCTGCGCACCTACCGGCGGTTCGTGTCGGTGGTGCCGCAGGAGTCGATCCTGTTCGACGGCACGATCCGGGAGAACGTCGCCTACGGCATGGAGGACGAGGCCGACGAGGAGACCGTGCGGGCGGCCCTGCGGGACGCCAACGCGCTGGAGTTCGTCGACCGGCTGCCGCAGGGCCTGGACACGGTCGTCGGTGAGCGCGGGGCCCGGCTGTCCGGCGGCCAGCGCCAGCGCCTCGCGATCGCCCGCGCCCTCATCCGGGACCCCCGGGTCCTCGTCCTCGACGAGGCCACCTCGGCGCTGGACACCCGCTCGGAGGCCCTGGTCCAGGAGGCCCTCGCCCGGCTCCTGCACGGCCGTACCACCTTCGTGGTGGCCCACCGGCTGTCCACCGTGCGCGGCGCGGACCGGATCGTCGTGCTGGGCGACGGCCGCATCCAGGAGATCGGCACGCACGAGGAACTCCTGCGCCGGGGCGGTGCGTACACGGCGCTGCACAGCGGGCAGGTGGCCTGA
- a CDS encoding DUF5133 domain-containing protein — protein sequence MLVPDPKVVRKLLTQYASLQIAHAERGDAMVARELEDVSYTLCVLMGANAVPDAVAKADALL from the coding sequence GTGTTGGTGCCGGACCCGAAGGTCGTCAGGAAGCTGCTCACGCAGTACGCGTCGCTTCAGATCGCCCACGCCGAGCGCGGCGACGCCATGGTCGCGCGGGAGTTGGAGGACGTGAGCTACACCCTGTGCGTCCTGATGGGCGCCAACGCCGTACCCGACGCCGTCGCCAAGGCGGACGCCCTGCTCTGA
- a CDS encoding GlxA family transcriptional regulator yields the protein MHTVAILVLDQVVPFDMAAPMQVFDWTRLPDGRGPYRVRLCAESPEVRADGGFSLRVEHGLETLADADTVIVPGCSPEAGPTPAPVLDALRQAAAAGTRIASVCAGAFVLAEAGLLDGLRATTHWVAAGELARRFPRVRVEPDVLYVDNGKILTSAGAAAGLDLCLHMIRRDFGSAVAADAARMSVMPLEREGGQAQFIVLDHPPVPRGSTLEPVLEWIEDNLAREITLGAMAARSGMSERTFSRRFREQTGTTPLQWLLRARVRRAQYLLENSDHPIERIARQAGFGSPTAFRERFRRVAGTTPQAYRAAFHGSSRTPVTH from the coding sequence ATGCACACCGTGGCGATCCTGGTCCTCGACCAGGTGGTGCCGTTCGACATGGCGGCGCCGATGCAGGTCTTCGACTGGACGCGGCTGCCCGACGGCCGCGGGCCCTACCGGGTCCGGCTGTGCGCCGAGTCCCCTGAGGTGCGGGCCGACGGCGGCTTCTCGCTCCGCGTCGAACACGGCCTCGAGACGCTGGCGGACGCGGACACGGTCATCGTGCCCGGCTGCTCCCCCGAGGCCGGTCCCACCCCCGCCCCCGTCCTCGACGCGCTGCGGCAGGCCGCGGCGGCGGGCACCCGGATCGCCTCGGTGTGCGCGGGCGCGTTCGTGCTGGCGGAGGCCGGGCTGCTGGACGGGCTGCGCGCCACCACGCACTGGGTGGCCGCGGGCGAACTGGCCCGCCGTTTCCCCCGGGTCCGGGTGGAGCCGGACGTCCTCTACGTCGACAACGGCAAGATCCTCACCTCGGCGGGTGCCGCCGCCGGCCTCGACCTGTGTCTGCACATGATCCGGCGCGACTTCGGGTCGGCCGTCGCCGCCGATGCCGCGCGGATGTCGGTCATGCCCCTCGAACGGGAGGGCGGCCAGGCCCAGTTCATCGTGCTGGACCATCCGCCGGTGCCGCGCGGCTCGACCCTCGAACCGGTTCTGGAGTGGATCGAGGACAACCTGGCCCGCGAGATCACCCTGGGCGCGATGGCGGCCCGGTCGGGGATGAGCGAGCGCACCTTCAGCCGCCGCTTCCGCGAGCAGACCGGCACCACTCCGTTGCAGTGGCTGCTGCGGGCGCGGGTGCGGCGCGCCCAGTACCTGCTGGAGAACAGCGACCACCCGATCGAACGCATCGCGCGGCAGGCCGGGTTCGGTTCCCCGACCGCGTTCCGCGAGCGGTTCCGGCGCGTCGCCGGAACCACTCCGCAGGCCTACCGCGCCGCGTTCCACGGGAGTTCACGCACTCCGGTGACCCACTGA
- a CDS encoding DUF2269 family protein, whose protein sequence is MTKLLLSLHVLAAIVAVGPVTVAASMFPPAARRSGDDGAGTGTVALLHRICRVYAGLGLAVPLLGFATAAAMGVLGSGWLITSMALTAAAAGVLVAFVLPRQSELLEQLDAGQPVDRSGTAQLAMFTGVFNLLWATVTVLMIVRPGSTTGA, encoded by the coding sequence ATGACCAAGCTCCTGCTGTCCCTCCATGTCCTCGCGGCCATCGTCGCCGTCGGCCCCGTCACCGTCGCGGCCAGCATGTTCCCGCCCGCGGCCCGCCGCTCGGGCGACGACGGGGCGGGCACGGGCACCGTCGCCCTGCTGCACCGCATCTGCCGCGTCTACGCGGGCCTGGGACTGGCCGTCCCGCTCCTCGGCTTCGCCACGGCCGCCGCGATGGGGGTGCTGGGCAGCGGCTGGCTGATCACGTCCATGGCGCTGACCGCCGCGGCGGCGGGCGTCCTGGTGGCCTTCGTGCTGCCCCGGCAGTCGGAACTCCTCGAACAACTCGACGCGGGGCAGCCCGTCGACCGGTCCGGCACCGCCCAACTCGCCATGTTCACCGGTGTCTTCAACCTGCTGTGGGCCACCGTCACCGTGCTCATGATCGTCCGGCCCGGCTCCACGACGGGAGCGTGA
- the tgmB gene encoding ATP-grasp ribosomal peptide maturase, protein MTVLILTCEADVTADMVVVHLNASGVPVVRLDPADLTGSAALSGEYVHGSFRGHLSSGGRLVSINGLRSVWVRRPGTAATRAAEPSEWLTEESSQALYGMLRSSQARWMNHPDAARRARHKPWQLRLAQRSGLPVPATLITTFPQAAREFAERYPDLVVKPVSGAHPQDPPRAVPTSRVAPDADFGAVAYGPTLLQRRIAKRADIRLTVVGERMLAARKSTAADPDEVDVRFASATHPWQAAEVPPRVADAVRAYLRGAELAYGAFDFAEDADGTWWFLECNQSGQFGFVEVETGQPIARTIAEWLARPVPGEGAQVNGANTALT, encoded by the coding sequence ATGACCGTGTTGATCCTGACCTGTGAGGCCGACGTGACGGCCGACATGGTGGTCGTCCACCTCAACGCGTCCGGGGTGCCGGTGGTGCGGCTCGACCCGGCCGACCTGACGGGGAGCGCGGCGCTGTCCGGGGAGTACGTGCACGGCTCCTTCCGCGGCCATCTGTCGTCCGGGGGGCGGCTGGTGAGCATCAACGGACTGCGGTCCGTGTGGGTGCGCCGGCCGGGCACGGCCGCCACCCGGGCCGCCGAGCCGTCCGAGTGGCTGACGGAGGAGTCGTCGCAGGCGCTCTACGGCATGCTCCGCAGCTCGCAGGCGCGGTGGATGAACCACCCGGACGCGGCCCGTCGGGCCCGTCACAAGCCCTGGCAGCTGCGGCTGGCCCAGCGCTCCGGGCTGCCCGTGCCGGCCACGCTGATCACGACCTTTCCGCAGGCCGCCCGGGAGTTCGCCGAGCGGTACCCGGATCTGGTGGTCAAGCCGGTGTCGGGGGCCCATCCGCAGGACCCGCCGCGGGCGGTGCCGACCAGCAGGGTGGCGCCGGACGCGGACTTCGGGGCCGTGGCGTACGGTCCGACGCTGCTTCAGCGCCGGATAGCCAAGCGGGCGGACATCCGGCTCACGGTGGTGGGTGAGCGGATGCTGGCCGCGCGCAAGTCCACGGCGGCGGATCCGGACGAGGTCGACGTCCGCTTCGCCTCCGCCACCCATCCGTGGCAGGCCGCCGAGGTGCCGCCGCGGGTCGCCGACGCGGTGCGCGCCTATCTGCGGGGTGCCGAACTGGCCTACGGCGCCTTCGACTTCGCGGAGGACGCGGACGGGACGTGGTGGTTCCTGGAGTGCAACCAGTCGGGGCAGTTCGGCTTCGTGGAGGTGGAGACGGGTCAGCCGATCGCGCGCACCATCGCCGAGTGGCTGGCCCGTCCGGTGCCGGGTGAGGGGGCACAGGTCAACGGCGCGAACACCGCGCTCACCTGA
- the tgmA gene encoding putative ATP-grasp-modified RiPP, which yields MQPFALNYARPAAQSEDTTPYVYDSGRQLNVLSDGRIAAHDLALLRELGTTTSTAGSKTHFDD from the coding sequence ATGCAACCGTTCGCGCTCAACTACGCCCGCCCGGCAGCACAGTCGGAGGACACCACTCCGTATGTGTACGACTCCGGACGGCAGTTGAACGTGCTCTCGGACGGGCGGATAGCCGCCCACGACCTGGCGTTGCTGAGAGAGCTCGGAACGACGACGTCAACTGCCGGTTCGAAGACCCACTTCGACGACTGA
- a CDS encoding DUF1232 domain-containing protein: MDTRTVIVVAAVIAAVLLAAAVVVFARLLRTRRDLRRAGLPTGPRWVFWGALAYFLLPADLLVDPVYLDDIGVLLLALRSMRAYAERDQFTDTA, encoded by the coding sequence GTGGACACCCGCACCGTGATCGTCGTCGCCGCGGTGATCGCGGCGGTCCTGCTGGCCGCGGCCGTGGTCGTCTTCGCACGACTCCTGCGCACCCGGCGGGACTTGAGGCGGGCCGGGCTGCCGACCGGTCCGCGGTGGGTCTTCTGGGGCGCCCTCGCCTACTTCCTGCTGCCGGCCGACCTGTTGGTCGACCCTGTGTATCTGGACGACATCGGTGTTCTGCTGCTCGCTCTGCGCAGCATGCGCGCGTACGCGGAGCGTGACCAATTCACCGATACGGCCTGA
- a CDS encoding maleylpyruvate isomerase N-terminal domain-containing protein translates to MTDVSADPTAPSEVLRAAYTAFAAVVRPLEDEESWRPTGCTGWAVRDLILHCVSDCQRALVALHTPAAGPADRDAVTYWQDWRPDPVGAANGRRWSRVGASMFLDFRQLRELYLETAAATVTAAAATARDRLVATQGHVLTAGDLMTTLAVEATIHHLDLVVDLPGVPGPSSVGLAAVRATLDGLLGRPVPVAWSDEHYARAATGRAPLTDADRRLLGADAEHIPLFS, encoded by the coding sequence ATGACCGACGTGTCCGCGGACCCCACGGCGCCGTCCGAGGTGCTGCGTGCCGCCTACACCGCCTTCGCGGCGGTGGTGCGGCCGTTGGAGGACGAGGAGTCCTGGCGGCCGACCGGCTGCACGGGCTGGGCGGTGCGCGACCTGATCCTGCACTGTGTCTCCGACTGTCAGCGGGCCCTGGTCGCCCTGCACACGCCGGCCGCCGGACCCGCCGACCGTGACGCCGTCACCTACTGGCAGGACTGGCGGCCCGATCCCGTCGGCGCGGCCAACGGGCGGCGCTGGAGCCGGGTGGGCGCCAGCATGTTCCTGGACTTCCGTCAGCTGCGGGAGCTGTATCTGGAGACCGCGGCGGCCACGGTCACGGCCGCCGCGGCGACAGCCCGGGACCGCCTCGTCGCCACGCAGGGCCATGTGCTCACCGCCGGGGACCTCATGACGACCCTGGCCGTCGAGGCCACGATCCACCACCTCGACCTCGTCGTGGACCTGCCCGGCGTGCCGGGGCCGTCGTCCGTGGGCCTGGCCGCGGTGCGCGCCACCCTGGACGGGCTGCTGGGCCGTCCCGTCCCGGTGGCGTGGAGCGACGAGCACTACGCCCGCGCCGCCACCGGCCGCGCGCCCCTCACGGATGCCGACCGCCGCCTGCTGGGAGCCGACGCCGAACACATCCCGCTGTTCAGCTGA
- a CDS encoding SDR family NAD(P)-dependent oxidoreductase, with translation MTTIAIIGAGPGLGAAVARRFGGEGFDVALVARTPERVAALAAGLTGQGVTARAFTADVRDPKALAAALDEARAALGPIEVLQYSPVPQPGFMRHVLETTHADLAGPVEFSVYGPVAAVQRVLPGMRELGRGTILFVNGGTAVVPHPDRAGTSIAFAAESAYGHLLHDTLAPEGIHVAQLVIPGAIIPGHPRKDPAALADTLWELHRDRHGFRHFADDLDS, from the coding sequence ATGACCACCATCGCCATCATCGGAGCCGGCCCCGGACTCGGCGCGGCCGTGGCCCGGCGGTTCGGCGGCGAGGGCTTCGACGTCGCCCTCGTCGCCCGCACCCCCGAGCGCGTCGCGGCCCTCGCGGCCGGCCTGACCGGCCAGGGCGTCACCGCCCGTGCCTTCACCGCCGACGTACGCGACCCGAAGGCCCTGGCGGCCGCCCTCGACGAGGCGCGGGCGGCGCTGGGCCCGATCGAGGTCCTCCAGTACAGCCCGGTCCCGCAGCCCGGCTTCATGCGCCACGTCCTGGAGACCACCCATGCCGACCTCGCCGGCCCGGTCGAGTTCTCGGTCTACGGCCCGGTCGCCGCGGTCCAGCGGGTCCTGCCCGGCATGCGCGAACTCGGCCGCGGCACCATCCTGTTCGTCAACGGCGGCACCGCCGTCGTCCCGCACCCGGACCGCGCGGGTACGTCGATCGCGTTCGCCGCGGAGAGCGCGTACGGGCATCTGCTGCACGACACCCTCGCGCCCGAGGGCATCCATGTCGCCCAGCTGGTCATCCCCGGCGCGATCATCCCAGGACACCCCCGCAAGGACCCGGCCGCCCTGGCGGACACCCTGTGGGAACTGCACCGGGACCGGCACGGGTTCCGGCACTTCGCCGACGACCTGGACTCCTGA
- a CDS encoding ArsR/SmtB family transcription factor, with protein sequence MARPRTAPRTVEHPAVGDVSLQQVLEALVDPVRRAVVSQLAGAGTEMSCGTFDVAVSRSTLTHHFNVLREAGLIRQYYVGTTKMNALRTDEMQERFPGLLTALVEASAREDRHPAGR encoded by the coding sequence ATGGCCCGCCCCCGCACCGCCCCACGGACGGTGGAGCACCCCGCCGTGGGGGACGTGTCGCTCCAGCAGGTGCTGGAGGCCCTGGTGGACCCGGTACGACGGGCCGTGGTCTCCCAACTCGCAGGTGCAGGCACGGAGATGAGCTGCGGCACCTTCGACGTGGCGGTGTCCCGGTCCACGCTGACCCACCACTTCAACGTGCTGCGCGAGGCCGGGCTGATCCGGCAGTACTACGTCGGCACCACCAAGATGAACGCCCTGCGCACCGACGAGATGCAGGAGCGCTTCCCCGGTCTGCTGACGGCGCTGGTGGAGGCCTCGGCCCGGGAGGACCGGCACCCCGCCGGCCGCTGA